The Candidatus Desulfarcum epimagneticum DNA segment CGTACACACTTCCGGCGGAGTAAGGACCCGGATATATATGGACGATTGAATAGAACAATGAAGGAAGTGGGACGGGCGCGACGGGTAGAAATAAATCTCCCAAGAATGATGACTTGACCCTTACGTGTTCATGAAATCAGACAGTGTTTAACTTGGATATCATGAGATTGCTTATGATATCCAGAACTATACAATGACTTGTCTTAATAAATGGAGTGTTAAAATGAGAATCGATCATGAAAATACCCTATTACAATATTTGTCGTCAGGCATCAATCTATTTGTCGGAGCAGGTTTCTCTACTGAAGCAAAAAACAAAGATGGATTACCCCTTCCAGTAGCGGGCCAATTATTAGATGAAATTATAAACTATTTTAATTTTCAAGAATATAATAGTCTAGATTTGAGCCAACTGTCGACAATTCTCGAATCAACTCAAAAAAATGAATTTTTCAATTTTTTAAAAAATCGATTTTCTGTCTATGAATACAACCCATTGTACCAATCACTTTTGACTGCCAATATTAAATCAATAATAACAACTAATATTGATAACTTGTGGTTTCATGTAATAAAAAGTGATGATAATTTTTATTTAAATGATATAACTATTTCTGGACCATCTTATCAAGATCGATCAGCAGTTGATTATATCCCTTTGCATGGATGTGTTCATCATAATCCATTAGATTTTGTATTCACCGATTTGAATATTGCTGCATCATTTTCTTCAGACCCGGATAAATGGCATTTTTTAACAGAAAGAATTCAAAGAACACCAACTATTTTTTGGGGATACTCTCTCAAGGATGCGGGAGTATTACAATCTCTACATTCAGCAACTATTAATTATAGGGAACATAAAGACAAATGGATAGTTTTAAGAAATAATGATAATGCCTCTATCTCATTTTTTGAATCATTAGGATTTAAAATTATTATTTCTGAAACTTTAGAATTTCTTGAATATATCCAAGATAAAGACCTAAAGATTTATAAAAACCCCCCATCCTTTTCTACTAAAAAAATATTTCCTGAGTATTCAATCCCAGAATTATCTGAAATATCTGTCAGATCTATCGAGTCATTTTATTCGGGGTTTCCACCTGAATGGTGCGATATATTTACAGGCGATCTTCATAAAATCAGTTATTATAATGAAATAGTAGATTCAATTTATTCTAAGAAGCATACTATAGTTATTGGAATTCCTGTTTGCGGTAAAACGACTTTAATGATGCAGGTGGCATATGCTATAAACCATGATGGACACAAATTAGTCTGTAATAGTTTAACGTTTGCGCAAGCAAAATTTATCGTCAAAAAATTAAATGGTGAGAGAGCATTAATATTTGTTGATAATTTTTCAGATGACAGAGAAATTATAAAAGTATTTTATAATGAACCAAACATTCAATTTGTTGCATTTGACAGGTCATACTTTTTCGATCAAATTTCCTATAAGATCGACAGAAAAAAAACAAATATATTAGAGATATCTGAACTTCAAGATTCCGATATAAACGAACTCTATGAAAACATCCCGCCATCTATAAGAAAACATAAGTTATTTTTTCCAGATATGACTGATAGGACTAAACCATCTGTTTTTGAATTGATAGAAAAAAATTCTTCAAATGCGAATATATATCGTAGATTTAAATCAGTTATAAGTGAATTACGCAATCGATCCCAGATATTATATCAGTTACTCCTGATGTGCTGTTATGTACATAAATGTCGTACACCTGTATCGTATGATATGGTTTACGGATTTCTCAGAGATCATATTACCGATTATCAAGATGTTTACAATAAAATTAATTCACTAGGAAAATTAATCAAAGAATTGTCATCTCAATTAGTTGATTTAGAAAATCAAGATTACTATCTTCCCCGTTCATCATTTTTATCCGAGGTGCTACTAACTATCGCTTCCCCTTCAGATTTGAAAGAAATGCTTATTTTATTCCATGCGAATTTGTCTTCTTTTAGAATATGTAGGTATTATATCTTTAAAAAAAGGGCTTATGATGCTGAACTGATTGGGAAGGCATTCATCGACTGGAAACAAGGGATAGAATTTTATAATACAGCCAATCAGCGTGATGAATCGCCTTACTTAAAGCAACAATGTGCTCTATACTTGATGCATAAAAAAAGATTCAAGGAATCATTTTCATGGATTGATAGAGCATTAATGCAAAGTGATTTCAATATTCCATCTATCAAGAATTCACATGCTATTATATTATTTCGTGCCAATATTGATCATCCACATGACTCCTCTGCTCGTGTTTCATTAACTAAAAGTATGGATATATTAAAGGAATGCTACAGATCTGATAAAAGAAAAACATATCATGCTTTAGTCTATAGTGATCATGCTATACAATTTGCCGAGTTTTTTGATGATAACCTTTCTCGAGAATATCTCATCAATGCAAAAAAATGGCTTTCAGAAGAATTTAAAAAATTTTCTTGGAATCGTAACTGTAAAAGAATGCTTAACAGACTTGATATAAAACTATCAATGGAGCAAACTGATGGAATTAACTAACGAGGATTCCATGCTTAAAGAGGAGTATCTGTACATCCAATCGGTAATCGAAAGATTCGATGGTCGCATGCTTACGATTAAGACATGGAGTGTGAGCTTTAGCCTTGTAGCACTTGGTGGTGCATTCACAGCCCAT contains these protein-coding regions:
- a CDS encoding conserved hypothetical protein (Evidence 4 : Unknown function but conserved in other organisms), with protein sequence MRIDHENTLLQYLSSGINLFVGAGFSTEAKNKDGLPLPVAGQLLDEIINYFNFQEYNSLDLSQLSTILESTQKNEFFNFLKNRFSVYEYNPLYQSLLTANIKSIITTNIDNLWFHVIKSDDNFYLNDITISGPSYQDRSAVDYIPLHGCVHHNPLDFVFTDLNIAASFSSDPDKWHFLTERIQRTPTIFWGYSLKDAGVLQSLHSATINYREHKDKWIVLRNNDNASISFFESLGFKIIISETLEFLEYIQDKDLKIYKNPPSFSTKKIFPEYSIPELSEISVRSIESFYSGFPPEWCDIFTGDLHKISYYNEIVDSIYSKKHTIVIGIPVCGKTTLMMQVAYAINHDGHKLVCNSLTFAQAKFIVKKLNGERALIFVDNFSDDREIIKVFYNEPNIQFVAFDRSYFFDQISYKIDRKKTNILEISELQDSDINELYENIPPSIRKHKLFFPDMTDRTKPSVFELIEKNSSNANIYRRFKSVISELRNRSQILYQLLLMCCYVHKCRTPVSYDMVYGFLRDHITDYQDVYNKINSLGKLIKELSSQLVDLENQDYYLPRSSFLSEVLLTIASPSDLKEMLILFHANLSSFRICRYYIFKKRAYDAELIGKAFIDWKQGIEFYNTANQRDESPYLKQQCALYLMHKKRFKESFSWIDRALMQSDFNIPSIKNSHAIILFRANIDHPHDSSARVSLTKSMDILKECYRSDKRKTYHALVYSDHAIQFAEFFDDNLSREYLINAKKWLSEEFKKFSWNRNCKRMLNRLDIKLSMEQTDGIN